In the genome of Fulvivirga maritima, one region contains:
- a CDS encoding CUB domain-containing protein has protein sequence MAISNYTEYFGSPLVFDFNIMLDNGPYEAAFYNYNNDGTDQLGGTYTLNANEGTHEFSDDNNTIRYTVEARNSYAMDVHWGMEKTYDFYLNVLGRDSYDNNGSVIKQYINPLELQTAYGAETANNAFAYPAPYNVMCYGLGNNVDMGPVVGLDVEGHEFSHMVIDNNGNGGLYYQGESGALNESFADIFGTCVEFYASNNPNWNIGEDVTIADPFLRSMSAPKTANQPDTYAGDNWANTNSSWDNGGVHINSGVQNKWFYLLSEGGSGTNDNGYAYEVSGIGIEKARDIAYRNLMYYLEADASYIDAYYGSLQAAEDLYGTTSAEYNTVSEAWMAVGVSNFTCIGSTILTDAEGAFSDGSGYDNYSHYLNCQWTILPPGAESITITFTEFDIEKDHDYVYIYGSNSVDPLFSFTGDDIPQVVTIPGSAAYILFSTDGETAGQGWSATYSSTGTSTCSGRTDFSEPEGTITDGSGDEYYGNNSNCTFYITPPCANTVTLSFSEFNLEDSYDFLVISDGMNILSELTGDYIPEDITSSTGVMILEFTSGYTVTRSGFTASYTSDSKLLCSRNTEITDSEGTITDGSGDDNYCNNQNCSWLIAPTDAETVTISFTEFVLEDIDPDGTIYDAVEIYDGDSEDSELIGIYSGSTIPEPITSTGNSIFIKFHSDLYENAAGWSLNYTANNSDPVLGLDNEFFSDIKIYPNPAKDQLIIENWKQEDVKMTITDLIGHQYLQPYQMNSGEHQIDISSLATGLYLLNFQTAKEVVSYKIAVE, from the coding sequence ATGGCTATAAGTAATTATACCGAATACTTTGGTTCCCCTTTAGTTTTTGATTTCAACATTATGTTGGATAACGGTCCTTATGAGGCCGCCTTTTATAATTACAACAATGACGGCACTGATCAGCTAGGAGGCACATATACTTTAAATGCTAACGAGGGTACTCATGAATTTTCTGATGACAATAATACCATACGTTATACCGTAGAAGCTAGAAATAGCTACGCAATGGACGTTCATTGGGGAATGGAAAAAACTTATGATTTCTACCTAAATGTACTTGGAAGAGATAGCTATGATAACAACGGAAGTGTAATAAAGCAATATATTAATCCATTAGAATTACAAACTGCTTATGGTGCAGAAACCGCTAACAATGCCTTTGCATATCCAGCTCCTTATAACGTAATGTGCTATGGGTTAGGTAACAATGTAGACATGGGCCCAGTAGTAGGACTAGATGTAGAAGGGCATGAATTCAGCCACATGGTAATTGACAATAATGGAAATGGAGGTCTATACTACCAAGGAGAATCTGGTGCCCTTAACGAATCTTTCGCTGATATCTTCGGTACTTGTGTTGAATTCTACGCCAGTAACAATCCCAACTGGAATATTGGTGAAGATGTAACGATTGCTGATCCTTTTTTGAGATCGATGTCCGCCCCAAAAACAGCAAATCAACCTGACACTTATGCGGGTGATAATTGGGCAAATACTAATTCATCTTGGGACAATGGTGGTGTTCATATTAATAGTGGCGTTCAAAATAAGTGGTTTTACTTACTCAGTGAAGGAGGTTCTGGCACAAATGACAATGGTTATGCTTATGAAGTTAGTGGCATAGGAATAGAGAAAGCCAGAGACATAGCATATAGAAATTTAATGTATTATTTAGAAGCAGACGCATCTTATATTGACGCCTATTATGGTTCTCTACAGGCAGCTGAGGACCTTTATGGCACTACTTCAGCAGAATATAACACAGTAAGTGAAGCCTGGATGGCTGTAGGCGTTTCTAATTTTACTTGTATTGGCTCAACAATACTTACAGATGCAGAAGGAGCATTTTCTGATGGTAGTGGATATGACAACTATAGCCACTACCTCAATTGTCAATGGACAATTTTGCCTCCGGGAGCTGAGTCGATTACTATAACCTTTACTGAATTTGATATAGAAAAAGACCATGACTATGTCTATATATATGGATCTAACTCAGTCGATCCTTTATTTAGTTTCACGGGTGATGATATCCCCCAGGTAGTGACCATACCCGGCAGTGCTGCATATATATTGTTTTCTACGGACGGAGAAACAGCAGGCCAGGGTTGGTCCGCCACTTATAGTTCCACTGGTACTTCTACATGCTCAGGAAGAACTGATTTCTCAGAACCAGAAGGTACAATTACGGATGGCTCTGGCGATGAATATTATGGCAATAATTCTAATTGTACATTCTATATCACCCCTCCCTGCGCCAATACTGTAACGCTTTCATTTTCAGAATTTAACTTAGAAGATTCATATGATTTTTTAGTGATATCAGATGGAATGAACATTCTCAGTGAGCTTACAGGTGATTATATTCCGGAAGACATTACCTCTTCAACTGGAGTAATGATACTTGAATTTACTTCAGGTTATACAGTAACGAGAAGTGGCTTTACAGCAAGTTATACCAGTGATAGTAAGTTACTTTGCTCTAGAAACACTGAAATAACTGATTCTGAAGGAACAATTACAGACGGTAGTGGTGATGATAATTACTGTAATAACCAAAACTGTTCATGGCTAATAGCTCCTACAGACGCAGAAACTGTAACTATCAGCTTTACTGAATTTGTATTAGAAGACATAGATCCTGATGGAACGATCTATGATGCAGTAGAAATTTATGATGGAGACTCAGAAGATAGCGAGCTTATCGGCATTTATAGCGGAAGTACTATTCCTGAACCTATAACTTCCACAGGCAATAGCATATTTATAAAATTCCACTCTGATTTGTATGAAAATGCTGCGGGCTGGAGCCTGAACTACACAGCCAACAATTCTGACCCCGTACTAGGACTGGATAATGAATTTTTTAGTGATATTAAAATCTACCCTAATCCAGCTAAGGACCAGCTTATTATCGAAAACTGGAAACAGGAAGATGTAAAAATGACCATCACTGACCTTATAGGACATCAGTATTTGCAGCCATATCAAATGAATTCTGGAGAACATCAAATTGATATCAGCTCATTAGCGACCGGTCTCTACCTGCTTAATTTCCAAACTGCTAAAGAAGTAGTTTCTTACAAAATAGCCGTAGAGTAA
- a CDS encoding PepSY domain-containing protein, with protein sequence MRKILLLVLILAPCLHGFSQGKKDKPDTTGSSSQRSTPPKGSKKNQHLFSNSNQSKTTETGKFRTLNNRTDISEKELRNTLKLPQEVTLKSVNTTTDKQGFRHETLQQYYKNLPIIGYQIFKHSKKNLILQGETPKIKELEVKPAFSAEDAIAKAKTHLKVTETLNDYPAELKILRNSDKEFVLVYEVRIDAAKPLTMKKVFIDAKSGKPIKTLNLIAHADTPATAHTLYSGIKNITTDS encoded by the coding sequence ATGAGAAAAATTCTACTGTTGGTTCTAATTCTTGCTCCATGTTTACATGGTTTTTCGCAAGGCAAAAAAGACAAGCCAGACACCACTGGCAGCTCGTCACAACGCTCTACTCCTCCCAAAGGATCTAAAAAAAATCAGCATTTATTTAGCAATTCTAATCAATCTAAAACTACCGAAACTGGTAAATTTAGAACGCTTAACAACCGAACTGATATTTCGGAAAAAGAATTACGCAATACTTTAAAGTTACCCCAAGAAGTAACTCTTAAATCTGTAAATACTACCACTGATAAGCAAGGCTTTCGCCATGAAACACTGCAACAGTATTATAAAAACTTACCCATTATAGGTTATCAGATTTTTAAGCACTCCAAAAAGAATCTTATTCTGCAAGGAGAAACCCCTAAGATTAAAGAATTAGAGGTAAAGCCCGCTTTTAGTGCTGAAGATGCTATAGCTAAGGCCAAAACACATTTGAAAGTAACAGAAACATTAAATGATTACCCTGCTGAATTAAAAATTTTAAGAAATTCAGATAAAGAATTCGTTTTAGTTTATGAGGTGCGTATAGATGCGGCTAAGCCTTTAACCATGAAAAAGGTTTTTATTGATGCCAAAAGTGGAAAGCCTATAAAGACTCTAAACCTCATAGCTCATGCAGACACGCCGGCTACCGCACATACATTATATAGCGGCATCAAGAATATTACTACAGACTCCTAA
- a CDS encoding leucine-rich repeat domain-containing protein, producing MKESMSGFIGILLLFLVGSIYAQSPYQSARDSVKDLRLKYQEEKALIRLEKYKSIQNKDSITWLDLSYSKLKKLPEFVFQFKNLESLDLSHNDIKKLDRRINEFTQLHSLNLSDNNFNAHRLILKKNRRIKVVYLSENEMDKIPWRVKRLDSLTEIILTKNRFVELPRRVKKLKNLKILNLSDNPLELKRTPYYDKLGHISKLRLNKCKLSHFPEALLCLNNLEELQLAENQMASLPAFIDQFSQLRQLILYKNKIEVLPEEFYNLIHLQQVDLYYNKIEIIDKKISELENLEILYLSHNKIYSLLNELGELKNLKELYLHHNRLSYLPLTIARLKTLEVLRINDNYFNEFPPSILSLPQLFSLDIANNEIAIIPEEILKLPLQNFYFQQNPIDFDDIKNHHLVQTINKMTEKGAVVNPHSFEKLERP from the coding sequence ATGAAAGAATCAATGTCTGGTTTTATTGGGATCTTACTATTGTTTTTGGTGGGTAGTATTTATGCTCAAAGCCCATATCAATCGGCACGCGATTCTGTTAAAGATCTGAGGTTAAAATATCAAGAGGAAAAAGCATTAATAAGGCTAGAGAAATATAAATCCATACAAAATAAAGATTCCATAACGTGGCTTGATTTGAGTTATTCCAAATTGAAGAAGCTACCTGAATTTGTCTTTCAATTTAAGAATTTAGAATCTCTGGATCTGTCTCACAATGATATTAAAAAATTAGACCGGCGAATTAATGAATTCACCCAACTCCACTCATTAAACCTTAGCGATAATAATTTCAATGCACACAGGCTCATTCTAAAGAAGAACAGACGGATTAAGGTGGTCTATCTTTCTGAAAATGAGATGGATAAAATTCCTTGGCGAGTTAAAAGATTAGATTCTTTGACAGAAATCATACTAACTAAAAACAGGTTTGTAGAGTTGCCGCGGAGAGTTAAGAAGCTTAAGAACTTGAAAATTTTAAATCTTAGCGATAATCCTTTGGAGCTGAAAAGAACTCCTTATTACGATAAACTAGGTCACATTTCTAAATTGAGGCTTAATAAGTGTAAGTTGTCTCATTTTCCTGAGGCTTTATTGTGCCTCAACAATTTAGAGGAGCTGCAGCTTGCAGAGAATCAAATGGCTTCTCTTCCTGCTTTTATTGATCAATTTTCACAGCTCAGACAATTAATTTTATACAAAAATAAGATTGAAGTCCTTCCTGAAGAATTCTATAACCTTATTCATCTGCAGCAGGTTGACTTGTATTACAATAAAATAGAAATTATAGATAAGAAAATTAGCGAGTTAGAAAACCTGGAGATTTTATACCTCTCTCATAATAAGATCTACAGTCTGCTAAATGAGCTGGGCGAATTAAAAAACCTGAAAGAGCTATACCTTCATCATAATCGACTTAGTTATCTGCCTCTAACCATAGCTAGGCTCAAGACATTAGAGGTCCTGCGAATTAATGATAATTATTTTAACGAGTTTCCACCTTCTATCCTTAGCTTGCCTCAACTTTTTAGTCTGGATATAGCCAATAATGAAATAGCTATTATTCCTGAGGAAATATTAAAGTTGCCTTTGCAAAATTTTTATTTTCAGCAAAACCCTATTGATTTTGATGATATTAAAAACCATCACTTGGTTCAAACTATAAATAAAATGACTGAAAAAGGGGCCGTTGTAAATCCTCATTCCTTTGAAAAATTGGAGCGACCTTAG